In a genomic window of Candidatus Dependentiae bacterium:
- a CDS encoding M3 family metallopeptidase: MKKFWMSSLILLIFLGGCKKKKMVKERMCARIDFERIVSLFPKNVTQVDDLLLSSKSLMDAAIESIAQVQACMRNYQNTVLVYEQAYFQFIVNLSVLRVLAMLSNDEKIIISSQKALNDLQNYQATVLISNKILYQAFLEYLQLGSDNYKKSVSVRYFLNHMIQNFEHVGVKLDDLESAHLEDVKRDINNVSAEFLSNIVNEKNSFSVSSCDLDGLSDQFINSLQKDSLDNCIVPINSETFALIMKNCLVESTRKTCFMLFSQRASKLNQKALTGLLSKRHEMANLLKYPNFASYQLHGLMAKTPKRAEKFLLGMIKDLQPYADKDFEKIVDFGLAPSISLIDGNLLKPWDVALARAWYQKHMFDLSQDEISKYFSLSQVIPSFLQQFNRVFHIEFEPQKTEGLWADGLQCYRIRSLKHQSVLGYMILDLYKRPLKKIIPSTPEAMRASAIAQGSVGQSHMMIVPSIRDDCSISCVGSSVVVTNFVEPTHDCPTLLTLDEVMETFHEMGHALHALFGATRFTQFSGTQVVQDFMEAPCKMLECWFDKPELWTSISSDYTTGDTMPKDMIEKIIASLKFSRPQSMLNQLFLGLMSLRLHLQDQDDLEGKEIHSMVEKLYKKTFKHIAYDSNCYFETSFMFLAGDFGASYYMYPWTSVIAADLFDKAYQRGLFEYETGNDYVTEVLSPGGLRSPYEMVGRFLGRPFNNKSFLKTL, translated from the coding sequence ATGAAAAAATTTTGGATGAGTAGTCTGATTTTGTTAATCTTTTTGGGTGGATGCAAGAAAAAGAAGATGGTTAAAGAGCGCATGTGTGCTCGAATAGACTTTGAAAGAATCGTATCATTGTTTCCAAAAAATGTTACTCAGGTAGATGATCTTTTACTCTCTTCAAAAAGTTTGATGGATGCTGCAATTGAGAGTATTGCTCAAGTTCAAGCATGTATGAGGAATTATCAAAATACAGTTCTTGTTTATGAACAAGCTTATTTTCAATTTATTGTAAACTTATCTGTTCTTCGTGTTCTTGCAATGCTTTCAAATGATGAAAAAATTATAATTTCTTCTCAAAAAGCTTTGAACGATTTACAAAATTATCAAGCGACTGTATTGATTTCTAATAAAATTTTATACCAGGCTTTTCTAGAATATCTTCAGCTTGGATCTGACAATTACAAAAAAAGTGTTTCCGTTCGGTATTTTTTAAATCATATGATTCAAAATTTTGAGCATGTCGGTGTTAAATTAGATGATTTAGAAAGTGCGCACCTGGAGGATGTAAAACGCGATATCAATAACGTATCAGCTGAATTTTTAAGCAATATTGTCAACGAGAAAAATAGTTTTTCTGTAAGCAGCTGTGATCTTGATGGGCTTTCTGATCAATTTATTAATTCTTTGCAAAAAGATTCTTTGGATAATTGCATTGTCCCAATTAATTCTGAAACATTTGCATTAATTATGAAAAACTGTTTGGTTGAGTCAACCAGAAAAACGTGTTTTATGTTATTTTCGCAAAGGGCTAGCAAGTTAAATCAAAAAGCCTTAACAGGGCTTTTAAGTAAGCGGCACGAAATGGCAAATCTGTTAAAATATCCAAACTTTGCATCATATCAACTACATGGACTAATGGCTAAAACGCCTAAAAGGGCAGAAAAGTTTTTACTTGGCATGATAAAAGATTTGCAGCCATATGCCGATAAAGACTTTGAAAAAATAGTAGATTTTGGCCTAGCTCCGTCAATAAGCCTTATTGATGGGAATTTATTAAAGCCATGGGATGTTGCATTAGCAAGGGCATGGTATCAAAAACACATGTTTGATTTAAGCCAAGATGAAATATCTAAATATTTTTCATTGTCACAAGTTATACCATCATTTTTACAGCAATTTAATCGAGTTTTTCATATCGAATTTGAGCCTCAAAAAACTGAAGGCCTCTGGGCTGATGGTTTGCAGTGCTACAGAATTAGATCTTTAAAGCATCAATCTGTTCTTGGTTATATGATACTTGATCTTTATAAGCGTCCGTTAAAAAAAATCATTCCGTCAACTCCAGAGGCAATGCGCGCAAGCGCCATAGCGCAAGGTAGTGTAGGTCAAAGCCATATGATGATTGTTCCATCGATACGAGATGATTGTAGCATTTCTTGTGTTGGGTCGTCAGTTGTTGTGACAAACTTTGTTGAGCCAACGCATGATTGTCCAACTCTTTTAACGCTTGATGAGGTAATGGAAACATTTCATGAAATGGGTCATGCTCTTCATGCACTTTTTGGAGCAACAAGATTTACACAATTTTCAGGAACGCAAGTTGTGCAAGATTTTATGGAGGCTCCTTGCAAGATGCTTGAGTGTTGGTTTGATAAACCGGAGCTGTGGACTTCTATAAGTAGTGATTATACAACTGGTGATACAATGCCAAAAGATATGATTGAAAAGATTATAGCATCGCTAAAATTTAGTAGGCCGCAAAGCATGCTTAATCAATTATTTTTAGGATTAATGTCGTTGCGCTTGCATTTGCAAGATCAAGATGATCTTGAGGGCAAAGAAATTCATAGCATGGTTGAAAAGTTATATAAAAAAACATTTAAACATATTGCATATGATTCTAATTGTTATTTTGAAACAAGTTTTATGTTTTTAGCCGGTGATTTTGGTGCCTCTTATTACATGTATCCATGGACAAGCGTTATAGCTGCTGATCTATTTGATAAGGCTTACCAGCGAGGGCTTTTTGAGTATGAAACGGGTAATGATTATGTTACTGAGGTATTAAGCCCAGGTGGCCTGAGAAGTCCATATGAAATGGTTGGTAGGTTTTTGGGAAGACCTTTCAACAATAAATCTTTTTTGAAAACATTATGA